One genomic region from Nostoc sphaeroides encodes:
- a CDS encoding ABC transporter substrate-binding protein, whose translation MTWFSLSVKRWGRITQFLSLFCLCLFLVVSCAPRPNSSTPPSGSVNSPTGDGRITIGTTAKPRTLDPADAYELASLGLVFNMSDRLYTYEPGSTEIKPQLATALPKVSQDALTYTIPLRQGVVFHDGTPFNAQAMAFTINRFIQNKGKPSFLLADVVDLVKTTGEYELTIKLKKPFAAFPSLLAFPGVCAVSPKAYELGAGKFKPNIFVGTGPYKLGQYGTDSIRFDVFDKYWGEKPINKGVNLQIQTSPVNLFNAFRTGAIDVAYLSLQPDQNRSLSEGGKKGDWQAIAAEGSVVSYLVLNRNQKPLDKLEVRQAIASIIDRPLLNERALLGQADPLYSMIPTTLKVSVPLFKEKYGDANFDQAKKLLTTAGFSKENPAKVQIWYPSSSPTRSLAAQTLKSLVDAKMDGILQFEVTQAEGPAFFKDISKGLYPGALLDWYPDFLDPDNYVQPFLTCDKGSVAKGCEDGASQTQGSFYYSEAMNKLIDQQRKELNPEARQKIFAEIQTQVATDVPYVPLWQSKDYVFARNGVNSVQLNPTQILVYQTIKK comes from the coding sequence ATGACGTGGTTTTCCTTGTCCGTAAAACGGTGGGGTCGGATTACACAATTCCTATCTTTGTTCTGTCTATGTTTATTTTTAGTTGTTAGTTGCGCTCCTCGTCCTAATTCTTCTACGCCACCATCGGGTTCTGTAAATAGCCCTACAGGTGATGGTCGTATTACTATAGGTACAACGGCAAAGCCGAGAACCCTTGATCCGGCTGATGCTTATGAGTTAGCATCATTAGGCTTGGTGTTTAATATGAGCGATCGCCTCTACACCTACGAACCAGGAAGCACGGAAATTAAGCCCCAGCTAGCTACAGCATTACCTAAAGTTAGCCAAGATGCCTTAACTTATACCATTCCCTTACGTCAGGGAGTGGTTTTTCACGATGGGACTCCCTTCAATGCTCAAGCAATGGCGTTTACCATCAACCGCTTTATTCAAAATAAAGGTAAACCCTCATTCTTACTAGCTGATGTAGTAGATTTGGTAAAAACTACAGGCGAGTATGAGTTAACCATCAAATTGAAAAAACCCTTTGCAGCGTTTCCTTCATTGCTGGCGTTTCCTGGGGTGTGTGCAGTTTCGCCAAAAGCTTACGAACTTGGTGCTGGTAAATTTAAGCCGAATATCTTTGTGGGGACTGGCCCTTACAAGTTAGGACAGTATGGTACTGATTCAATCCGATTTGATGTGTTTGATAAGTATTGGGGAGAAAAACCAATTAACAAGGGTGTTAACCTGCAAATTCAAACTAGTCCGGTTAATTTGTTTAATGCTTTCCGTACAGGCGCAATCGATGTAGCTTATTTATCGCTACAGCCAGATCAAAATCGTAGCTTGTCAGAAGGTGGTAAAAAAGGGGATTGGCAAGCGATCGCAGCTGAAGGTAGTGTAGTAAGTTATCTAGTATTAAACCGGAATCAAAAGCCTTTAGATAAATTAGAAGTAAGACAAGCGATCGCTTCAATAATTGACCGTCCCCTGTTAAATGAACGGGCGTTACTTGGTCAAGCAGATCCGCTTTACAGCATGATTCCGACAACGTTGAAAGTTTCTGTGCCATTATTTAAAGAAAAATATGGTGATGCTAACTTTGATCAAGCTAAAAAATTGTTAACTACTGCTGGTTTTTCTAAAGAGAATCCGGCAAAAGTACAAATTTGGTATCCTTCTAGTTCACCTACTCGTAGTTTGGCAGCACAGACGCTCAAATCTCTTGTTGATGCCAAAATGGATGGAATACTTCAATTTGAAGTCACCCAAGCCGAAGGGCCAGCCTTCTTTAAAGACATTTCCAAAGGTTTATATCCAGGAGCCTTACTTGATTGGTATCCAGACTTTTTAGATCCAGATAATTACGTCCAGCCGTTTTTGACTTGTGATAAAGGTTCAGTTGCTAAAGGATGCGAAGATGGAGCCAGTCAAACTCAGGGTTCGTTTTACTATAGCGAAGCCATGAATAAACTGATTGACCAGCAACGCAAAGAACTAAATCCCGAAGCGCGTCAGAAAATTTTTGCAGAAATTCAAACGCAAGTTGCTACTGATGTACCTTATGTTCCTTTATGGCAAAGCAAAGACTATGTATTTGCTCGAAATGGCGTGAACAGCGTACAACTTAACCCGACCCAAATTCTGGTTTACCAGACAATTAAAAAGTAG
- a CDS encoding photosystem II reaction center protein T, translated as MESVAYILIFTLCIGTLFFAIAFREPPRFEKPKDK; from the coding sequence ATGGAAAGCGTTGCGTACATCTTGATTTTCACTCTGTGTATAGGTACTCTCTTCTTTGCGATCGCATTTCGCGAACCCCCTCGCTTTGAGAAACCAAAAGATAAGTAG
- a CDS encoding helix-turn-helix domain-containing protein: MKPYSLDLRQKIVDTYLQGGISQRKLAARFCVTLSFIEKILKQYRETGNIAYKVRIKQTPPKLNEQQLNVLKEIVEENNDATLAEIREELEKKVGVLIGRSTVDRMLQKMDITIKKNITCFRKRNRKSSIIKG; this comes from the coding sequence ATGAAACCATACTCGCTCGATTTACGACAGAAAATAGTTGATACATATTTACAAGGCGGAATCTCACAACGTAAGTTGGCAGCAAGATTTTGTGTGACTTTAAGTTTCATTGAAAAAATACTCAAACAATATCGAGAAACAGGAAACATAGCTTATAAAGTTAGGATAAAACAAACTCCACCAAAGTTAAACGAGCAGCAATTAAATGTCCTCAAAGAAATTGTAGAAGAGAATAATGATGCAACGTTGGCAGAGATACGGGAAGAGTTAGAAAAAAAGGTAGGAGTTCTTATTGGTCGCTCGACAGTAGATAGAATGTTACAGAAGATGGATATAACGATTAAAAAAAACATTACATGCTTCAGAAAAAGAAACAGAAAGAGTTCAATTATTAAAGGATAA
- a CDS encoding DUF4360 domain-containing protein produces MKILTGLISSLTLLSLNVVGLSQVEAQTQGFKFQIDTATFFGNGCPNGTAKLVLNGDTASVTFSKFEAKASPFRVVSASCSLRLPLNVPSGYNVQPIRIKYLGFADVPTGGSANLNVKILFQDAELSAINDPNQTFPAGFSNTWSKNINIVAKTINACNKPVSSVFGINSTLTARGISIPQNRETQIRIDTIDTTIGDVLYQIQFKFNPC; encoded by the coding sequence ATGAAAATTTTAACTGGTCTGATTTCCAGTTTGACCCTACTGAGTTTAAATGTTGTTGGTTTATCTCAGGTAGAGGCTCAAACACAAGGATTTAAGTTTCAAATAGATACAGCAACTTTTTTCGGAAATGGTTGCCCAAACGGAACAGCAAAGCTAGTTTTGAATGGAGATACTGCTTCAGTAACATTTTCTAAGTTTGAAGCTAAAGCTTCACCTTTTAGGGTTGTATCAGCATCTTGCAGTCTGCGGTTACCTCTTAATGTACCTTCTGGATACAACGTTCAGCCAATTAGGATCAAGTATCTTGGCTTTGCAGATGTGCCAACAGGAGGCAGTGCTAACCTGAACGTTAAAATATTGTTTCAAGATGCAGAGCTTTCAGCTATCAATGATCCAAACCAAACGTTTCCGGCTGGCTTTTCAAATACTTGGAGCAAAAATATAAATATTGTAGCAAAGACAATAAATGCATGTAATAAGCCAGTGAGTTCGGTTTTTGGTATTAACTCAACTCTAACCGCAAGAGGTATAAGTATACCTCAAAATAGAGAAACCCAAATCCGAATTGATACAATTGACACAACAATCGGGGATGTATTGTACCAAATCCAGTTTAAATTTAATCCTTGTTAG
- a CDS encoding helix-turn-helix domain-containing protein has protein sequence MRAEILDKFGKQVRDARLQRGLSQEELAEKAELHRTYIGMIERGEKNITLINIGKIAKALAIAIDELLKDIN, from the coding sequence ATGAGAGCTGAAATACTTGATAAATTCGGAAAACAAGTCAGAGATGCAAGATTGCAGAGAGGACTATCCCAAGAGGAATTAGCCGAAAAAGCAGAACTTCATCGGACATACATAGGAATGATTGAAAGAGGTGAAAAAAACATCACTCTTATAAATATTGGAAAAATAGCTAAGGCGCTGGCTATAGCTATAGATGAATTGTTAAAAGATATTAATTAA
- a CDS encoding HAD family hydrolase, translating to MATIKCRNITFDNIQAILFDKNGTLEDSETYLRSLAQRAARLIDAQVPGIGEPLLMAFGINGNILDPAGLISVASRRETEVAAAAYIAETGRGWFESLKIARQALDEAEKYIEKAPSPLFVGSLDLLKYLQKSGLKLGILSAATSDEVHNFVENHQLSDYIELEMGVDEGPSKPDPLLFLQACQALAVEPGATLMVGDSVGDMQMARDAKAAGCIGITWINKPDNVRGADVVINQLDEIHILKD from the coding sequence GTGGCAACTATTAAATGTAGAAACATCACGTTTGATAATATCCAGGCAATTTTGTTTGACAAAAACGGTACCCTAGAAGATTCAGAAACGTATTTGCGATCGCTCGCACAAAGAGCAGCCAGGTTGATAGACGCTCAAGTTCCCGGTATTGGGGAACCGCTATTAATGGCATTTGGCATCAATGGGAATATTTTAGATCCGGCGGGTTTGATATCAGTAGCGAGTCGCCGTGAAACAGAAGTTGCGGCTGCGGCATACATTGCCGAAACGGGAAGAGGATGGTTTGAATCTTTAAAAATAGCCCGTCAAGCTTTGGATGAAGCGGAAAAATATATTGAAAAAGCTCCTTCACCCCTGTTTGTGGGTAGCTTAGACTTGTTGAAATACCTACAGAAAAGTGGTTTGAAACTCGGTATTCTCTCAGCTGCAACAAGTGATGAAGTACATAACTTTGTAGAGAATCACCAATTAAGTGATTATATCGAGTTGGAAATGGGAGTAGATGAGGGGCCGAGTAAACCCGATCCACTGCTATTTTTGCAAGCTTGCCAAGCTTTGGCTGTCGAACCAGGCGCTACATTGATGGTGGGTGATTCCGTTGGTGATATGCAAATGGCGCGTGATGCTAAAGCCGCAGGTTGTATTGGTATCACTTGGATAAATAAGCCTGATAACGTCCGAGGTGCAGATGTGGTAATTAATCAACTTGATGAAATCCACATTTTAAAAGATTAG
- a CDS encoding DUF4360 domain-containing protein — protein MKILTGIISSLTLLSLNVVGLSQAQATEGFTFQKVPVTLFGPGCPQGTAEGILNGDTLSVTFSAFEAKAAPPKVVSTSCNLRIGLNVPSGLNVQPINVQYLGFADVPKGGSAALNVRILFQGQIVPTINNPNANFNGGFSDVWDKNVGIVLGTINACRRPVSSIFGINTNLTARATNVATKPEGLETQIRIDTIDTTIGPVLFKIKFAFNPC, from the coding sequence ATGAAAATTTTAACTGGCATTATTTCCAGCTTGACGCTACTTAGTTTAAATGTTGTCGGTTTATCTCAGGCACAGGCAACAGAAGGATTTACATTTCAAAAAGTTCCAGTAACTCTTTTCGGACCTGGTTGCCCACAGGGAACAGCAGAGGGAATTTTGAATGGAGATACTCTTTCAGTAACATTTTCTGCGTTTGAAGCTAAAGCTGCACCTCCTAAGGTTGTATCAACATCCTGTAATCTGCGAATTGGTCTTAATGTACCTTCTGGATTGAATGTTCAGCCGATTAACGTCCAGTATCTTGGCTTTGCAGATGTGCCTAAAGGAGGCAGTGCTGCCCTGAACGTTAGAATCCTCTTTCAAGGTCAGATAGTTCCAACTATCAATAATCCAAACGCAAACTTTAACGGTGGCTTCTCAGATGTTTGGGACAAAAATGTAGGTATTGTCTTAGGTACAATAAATGCATGTAGGAGGCCAGTGAGTTCGATTTTTGGTATCAATACAAATCTGACGGCAAGAGCTACAAATGTAGCAACAAAACCTGAAGGTCTAGAAACCCAAATCCGAATTGATACAATCGACACAACAATCGGGCCTGTATTATTCAAAATCAAGTTTGCTTTTAATCCTTGTTAG
- the psbB gene encoding photosystem II chlorophyll-binding protein CP47 has product MGLPWYRVHTVVLNDPGRLISVHLMHTALVAGWAGSMALYELAVFDPSDPVLNPMWRQGMFVLPFMSRLGVTQSWGGWNVTGGPATDPGFWSFEGVAAAHIVLSGLLFLAAVWHWVYWDLELFRDPRTGEPALDLPKMFGIHLFLSGLLCFGFGAFHLTGLFGPGMWVTDPYGITGAAQAVAPEWGPDGFNPYNPGGIVAHHIAAGVVGIIAGLFHLTVRPPERLYKALRMGNIETVLSSSIAAVFFAAFVVAGTMWYGNAATPIELFGPTRYQWDQGYFRQEIQQRVQTSVAQGATLEQAWSQIPEKLAFYDYVGNSPAKGGLFRTGPMVKGDGIAQSWQGHAVFKDSEGRELTVRRLPNFFETFPVILTDADGIVRADIPFRRAESKYSFEQSGVTVSFYGGNLNGKTFTEPADVKKYARKAQGGEIFEFDRETLNSDGVFRTSPRGWFTFGHAVFALLFFFGHLWHGSRTIYRDVFAGVDADLEEQVEWGLFQKVGDKSTRRKEAL; this is encoded by the coding sequence ATGGGACTACCCTGGTACCGAGTACATACAGTCGTTCTGAATGATCCAGGGCGGCTAATTTCTGTACACCTAATGCACACAGCCTTAGTAGCAGGCTGGGCTGGTTCGATGGCACTCTACGAACTAGCTGTTTTTGACCCTAGCGATCCTGTTCTCAATCCCATGTGGCGTCAAGGGATGTTCGTCCTGCCCTTCATGTCACGTTTGGGCGTTACCCAATCTTGGGGTGGTTGGAACGTTACTGGTGGCCCAGCAACCGATCCTGGCTTCTGGTCATTTGAAGGCGTTGCTGCGGCTCACATCGTTCTTTCCGGTCTTTTGTTCCTAGCTGCCGTTTGGCATTGGGTTTACTGGGATTTGGAACTCTTTAGAGATCCCCGCACTGGTGAACCTGCCCTAGACTTGCCAAAAATGTTTGGCATTCACCTATTCTTATCTGGTCTACTTTGTTTTGGATTTGGTGCTTTTCACCTCACCGGACTATTTGGCCCAGGCATGTGGGTTACTGATCCCTATGGTATAACTGGAGCCGCGCAAGCAGTCGCACCAGAATGGGGCCCAGATGGTTTTAACCCATACAACCCTGGTGGTATTGTGGCTCACCACATTGCTGCTGGCGTTGTTGGTATTATTGCAGGCTTATTCCACCTCACAGTCAGACCCCCCGAACGGCTCTATAAAGCCCTACGGATGGGGAACATTGAAACAGTACTTTCTAGCAGTATTGCAGCAGTTTTCTTTGCTGCTTTCGTTGTTGCAGGTACTATGTGGTACGGTAACGCCGCCACTCCCATCGAATTGTTTGGCCCAACCCGCTATCAATGGGATCAAGGCTACTTCCGTCAAGAAATTCAGCAGCGCGTCCAAACAAGTGTTGCCCAAGGTGCAACCCTTGAACAAGCTTGGTCGCAAATTCCCGAAAAGCTGGCTTTCTATGATTACGTCGGTAATAGCCCCGCTAAAGGCGGTCTATTCCGTACAGGGCCAATGGTCAAGGGTGATGGCATTGCTCAATCTTGGCAAGGTCACGCCGTATTCAAAGATTCTGAAGGCCGGGAATTGACCGTGCGTCGTCTCCCCAACTTCTTTGAAACCTTCCCAGTGATTTTGACCGATGCAGATGGAATTGTCCGCGCTGACATTCCCTTCCGTCGGGCAGAATCTAAGTATAGCTTCGAGCAATCTGGTGTCACCGTCAGCTTCTATGGTGGCAATCTGAATGGTAAGACCTTTACAGAACCAGCTGATGTGAAGAAGTATGCCCGGAAAGCTCAAGGCGGTGAAATCTTTGAATTTGACCGAGAAACCTTGAACTCTGATGGTGTATTCCGCACCAGTCCTAGAGGTTGGTTTACCTTTGGACATGCAGTATTTGCTCTCTTGTTCTTCTTTGGTCACCTCTGGCATGGCTCTCGGACAATCTACCGAGACGTATTTGCTGGTGTTGATGCGGATTTAGAAGAGCAAGTTGAGTGGGGTCTATTCCAGAAAGTGGGTGACAAGTCAACCCGCCGGAAAGAAGCCCTATAA
- a CDS encoding DUF4360 domain-containing protein — protein sequence MKVLTGIISSLTLLSLNLVGLSQVQAQTGGFEFQNVPVSFSGSGCPDEGTIQGVLNGDTLSITFSAFEAKAPRPLTVSASCNLRIGLNVPSGFNVQPINVKYLGFADVPTRGSADLNVKILFQGREVPTTDNPNQRFNAGFSDVWAKDVGIVLNTINACRNPVSSVFGINSTLIARGTTIPRNQETQIRIDTIDTTIGPVLFQIKFDFNPC from the coding sequence ATGAAAGTTTTAACTGGCATTATTTCCAGCTTGACCCTACTGAGTTTAAATCTTGTGGGTTTATCTCAGGTACAAGCTCAAACAGGAGGATTTGAGTTTCAAAATGTTCCAGTAAGTTTTTCGGGAAGTGGTTGCCCAGATGAGGGAACAATACAGGGAGTTTTAAATGGAGATACCCTTTCAATAACATTTTCTGCATTTGAAGCTAAAGCTCCACGTCCTCTGACTGTATCAGCATCCTGCAATCTGCGGATCGGTCTGAATGTACCTTCTGGATTTAACGTTCAGCCGATTAACGTCAAATATCTTGGCTTTGCAGATGTGCCTACAAGAGGTAGTGCTGATCTGAACGTGAAAATACTCTTTCAAGGTAGAGAAGTTCCAACTACCGATAATCCAAATCAAAGGTTTAATGCTGGCTTCTCTGATGTTTGGGCCAAAGATGTAGGTATTGTATTAAACACAATAAATGCATGTAGGAACCCAGTGAGTTCGGTTTTTGGTATCAATTCAACTCTGATAGCAAGAGGTACAACTATACCTAGAAACCAAGAAACCCAAATCCGAATTGATACAATCGACACAACAATTGGCCCTGTATTGTTCCAAATCAAGTTTGATTTTAATCCTTGTTAG
- a CDS encoding DNA adenine methylase, which translates to MNKPINSPFRYPGGKFYARNLILNHIPSHSYYAEPFAGGGSIFFVKDKVNINWLNDIDELLINTLLIIRDKPEELIKFLQGESATKERHTYYKNEFIPQNNLEQAGRWFYLNRTSYSGIMKHQNCYWGYGEKYSMRPENWPRNIRRTSKKLQNVKITNLDFEEVIESVPDGSFLFIDPPYFNADQDKFYVHSFSKDDHFRLCEILNRHKERIKFLITYDNSEEIRNLYEWALEIHDKEWNYTINRTDDQKNGKSKQDNFKGERYKGKEIFILNYSSIDSTFQKSEQLILKI; encoded by the coding sequence ATGAACAAACCTATCAACTCACCATTTAGATATCCTGGCGGCAAATTTTATGCTCGAAATTTGATTCTTAATCATATTCCTTCTCACTCCTATTATGCTGAACCTTTTGCAGGAGGTGGATCTATCTTTTTTGTAAAAGATAAAGTAAATATTAATTGGCTCAATGATATTGATGAGTTATTAATAAATACCTTATTAATAATTCGAGATAAACCCGAAGAATTAATAAAATTTTTACAAGGTGAATCTGCTACTAAAGAAAGACATACATATTACAAAAATGAATTCATACCACAAAATAACTTAGAGCAAGCTGGTAGATGGTTTTACCTCAACAGAACCTCCTACTCTGGGATCATGAAGCATCAGAACTGTTATTGGGGATATGGTGAAAAATACAGTATGCGTCCAGAGAATTGGCCCAGAAATATACGGCGAACTTCTAAGAAACTTCAAAACGTTAAAATTACTAATCTCGACTTTGAAGAAGTTATCGAATCTGTACCTGATGGATCTTTCTTATTTATTGATCCTCCTTATTTTAATGCAGATCAAGATAAATTTTATGTTCATTCATTTTCTAAAGACGATCATTTTAGGCTATGCGAAATATTAAACAGACATAAGGAGAGGATAAAATTTCTTATAACTTACGATAATAGCGAAGAAATTAGAAACCTATATGAATGGGCATTAGAAATACACGACAAAGAATGGAATTATACAATTAATAGAACCGACGATCAAAAAAATGGAAAGAGTAAACAAGATAATTTTAAAGGCGAACGATATAAGGGAAAAGAAATTTTTATATTAAATTACTCTTCTATTGACTCTACTTTTCAAAAATCTGAACAGTTAATTTTAAAAATTTGA
- a CDS encoding 30S ribosomal protein S1, with amino-acid sequence MVNQNLTATEIGFTHEDFAALLDKYDYHFSPGDVVPGTVFSIEPRGALIDIGAKTAAYIPIQEMSINRVDSPEEVLQSNETREFFILTDENEDGQLTLSIRRIEYMRAWERVRQLQAEDATVRSGVFATNRGGALVRIEGLRGFIPGSHISTRKPKEELVGEDLPLKFLEVDEERNRLVLSHRRALVERKMNRLEVGEVVIGTVRGIKPYGAFIDIGGVSGLLHISEISHEHIDTPHSVFNVNDEVKVMIIDLDAERGRISLSTKQLEPEPGDMIKNRDLVYDKAEEMAAKYREQLLAKQQGATAAAAAPAEVLAEEDIPPAAELDEDIPPAAELEEVIPAATETEEDIPPATETEEAIPAAIEE; translated from the coding sequence ATGGTCAATCAGAATTTAACCGCTACAGAAATTGGATTCACTCACGAAGATTTCGCTGCTCTACTTGACAAATACGATTATCATTTTAGCCCTGGTGATGTTGTCCCAGGAACAGTTTTCAGTATAGAGCCGCGCGGCGCTCTGATTGACATTGGTGCTAAAACCGCAGCATATATTCCTATACAAGAAATGTCTATTAACCGGGTAGATAGCCCGGAAGAAGTCTTACAGTCAAACGAAACGCGGGAATTTTTCATCCTCACCGATGAAAATGAAGATGGTCAATTAACCCTTTCCATTCGCCGTATTGAATATATGCGGGCTTGGGAGCGCGTGCGACAGCTACAAGCAGAAGATGCTACTGTCCGTTCTGGCGTATTTGCAACCAATCGCGGTGGAGCATTGGTACGGATTGAAGGATTACGTGGCTTTATCCCCGGTTCTCATATCAGTACCCGCAAACCTAAAGAAGAATTGGTCGGCGAAGATTTGCCATTGAAATTCCTAGAGGTGGACGAAGAACGTAACCGCTTAGTTCTATCTCACCGTCGGGCACTGGTTGAACGCAAGATGAACCGCCTAGAAGTCGGCGAAGTAGTAATTGGTACAGTTCGTGGCATCAAACCCTACGGTGCTTTCATCGACATTGGCGGCGTCAGTGGTCTACTGCACATTTCTGAAATTTCCCACGAACATATTGATACACCTCATAGCGTGTTCAATGTCAATGATGAAGTAAAAGTTATGATCATTGACTTGGATGCAGAAAGGGGTCGGATTTCCCTATCTACCAAGCAGCTAGAACCCGAACCCGGCGACATGATTAAAAACCGGGATTTGGTCTACGATAAAGCAGAAGAAATGGCTGCTAAGTATCGTGAACAACTCTTAGCCAAGCAACAAGGTGCTACTGCTGCGGCGGCTGCACCTGCGGAAGTTTTAGCAGAAGAAGATATTCCACCAGCAGCAGAACTTGACGAAGATATTCCACCAGCAGCAGAACTTGAAGAAGTAATTCCAGCAGCCACGGAAACTGAAGAAGATATTCCACCAGCAACGGAAACTGAAGAGGCAATTCCAGCAGCTATTGAAGAATAA
- a CDS encoding ABC transporter permease encodes MSRSKALQYYIVSRLLLAPLQLLTIITIVFLLLRATPGDPADAILGGRAPEAAKEELRKQLGLNLPLWLQYLNYLGSILRFDLGTSLMSRGQNVWDIIGQYFPATVELAVCSMAVALIVGIAVGTLSASRPGTYFDVGGRLFGIITYALPMFWAGMLLQLIFSVQLGWFPNSNRFPPNLPAPTTVTGLYTIDSLLGGNFTQFFTSLHHLALPSLTLGILLSGIFERIVRVNLKQTLQADYVEAARARGIGENKILASHALKNALIPVITVLGLTFASLLGGAILTEVTFSWPGLANRLYQAIADRDYPTVQGVLVFFGAIVVSASILIDILNAYVDPRIRY; translated from the coding sequence ATGTCTCGTTCTAAAGCTTTACAATATTACATTGTTTCTCGGTTGCTTCTTGCGCCACTTCAGCTATTAACTATCATCACCATTGTATTTCTCTTACTAAGAGCAACGCCGGGAGATCCAGCAGATGCGATTCTCGGCGGACGTGCGCCAGAAGCTGCTAAAGAAGAATTGCGAAAACAACTAGGTTTAAACCTTCCTCTGTGGCTACAGTACCTCAATTATTTGGGAAGCATACTACGTTTTGATCTAGGAACGTCTTTAATGAGTCGCGGACAGAATGTTTGGGACATAATTGGACAATATTTCCCGGCGACGGTGGAGTTAGCAGTATGTAGTATGGCGGTTGCACTCATCGTTGGAATTGCGGTTGGGACTCTTTCCGCTTCTCGTCCTGGGACATATTTTGATGTCGGTGGGCGCTTATTTGGTATCATCACTTACGCACTCCCCATGTTTTGGGCGGGAATGCTTTTACAGTTGATTTTCTCAGTCCAACTGGGTTGGTTTCCCAATTCCAACCGCTTTCCGCCCAATCTTCCGGCTCCCACTACTGTGACTGGATTGTATACAATTGATAGCTTACTCGGTGGAAATTTCACTCAGTTTTTCACATCTTTGCACCATCTTGCCCTACCGAGTCTCACTTTGGGAATTTTGCTCAGTGGAATTTTTGAGCGAATTGTACGAGTTAATTTAAAGCAAACCTTGCAAGCAGATTATGTAGAAGCCGCTAGAGCCAGAGGTATTGGTGAAAATAAGATTTTAGCCTCCCATGCCTTAAAGAATGCTCTAATTCCAGTAATTACAGTGTTGGGATTAACTTTTGCCTCTCTGTTAGGTGGGGCGATTTTGACAGAGGTGACATTTTCTTGGCCTGGGTTAGCAAATCGATTGTATCAAGCGATCGCAGATCGTGATTATCCCACAGTCCAGGGAGTGCTAGTCTTTTTTGGTGCGATCGTTGTCAGTGCCAGCATTTTGATTGATATTTTAAATGCTTATGTAGATCCGCGAATTCGGTATTAG
- a CDS encoding DUF4360 domain-containing protein yields MKVLTGLISSLTLLSLNVVGLSQVQAQTTGFELQEVLVTLFGNGCPNGTAKGILNGDILSITFSELEALALPPKVVSKSCNLRIALNVPSGLNVQPINLKYLGFADVPQAGSADLNVKILFEGQELPTIDSPNATFGPGFSATWNKEVGILLGTINACENPVSSIFGINTNLTARARDIPANQETKIRIDKIDTEIGPVLFQIKFAFNPC; encoded by the coding sequence ATGAAAGTTTTAACTGGTCTGATTTCCAGTTTGACGCTACTGAGTTTAAATGTTGTGGGTTTATCTCAGGTACAGGCTCAAACAACAGGGTTTGAGCTTCAAGAAGTTCTAGTAACTCTTTTCGGAAATGGTTGCCCAAACGGAACAGCAAAGGGAATTTTGAATGGAGATATTCTTTCAATAACATTTTCTGAGCTTGAAGCTTTAGCTTTACCTCCTAAAGTTGTATCAAAATCCTGCAATTTGCGGATTGCTCTGAATGTACCTTCTGGATTGAACGTTCAGCCGATTAACCTCAAGTATCTTGGCTTTGCAGATGTGCCTCAAGCAGGTAGTGCTGACCTGAACGTGAAAATACTTTTTGAAGGTCAAGAACTTCCAACTATCGATAGTCCAAACGCAACCTTTGGCCCTGGCTTTTCAGCTACTTGGAACAAAGAGGTGGGTATTTTATTAGGCACAATAAATGCATGTGAAAACCCAGTAAGTTCGATTTTTGGTATCAATACAAATCTGACGGCAAGAGCTAGAGATATACCTGCAAATCAAGAAACTAAAATCCGAATTGATAAAATCGATACAGAAATCGGCCCTGTATTGTTCCAAATCAAGTTTGCTTTTAATCCTTGTTAG